The following proteins are encoded in a genomic region of Fusobacterium periodonticum 1_1_41FAA:
- a CDS encoding TM1812 family CRISPR-associated protein, protein MSNILMFSLGNKLNEKSQNASCIFNNQMHLNKYFLEVYFQEIEFDKIICFGNSNSSWDFLYKLMYLKYYGEKACEENLEFLKEIPDLETIKEFFLNDEKLKDKIIIKYFEEDLAKKEMIDYIYELQELMMNSEKIWVDITGGKRDLPIFVVQLLNLIVGKNYKKNNIEILYTKEKDRDRKIYETISLKDFLDKLDYTDEISAFSKYACPMKFMGRLKDNKLKYILKKIYVYTQYNLTSELVESLKNFKSKKWQYTVYIQRKIIETKIEQWRKLLSKTLEKDTLLDYHLELSNEPLGIIAKYEATNLSNLRNIRNSIVHPYSMKGVSYEILHKTIEENFYQNTKKEKYSEVLIVNIGNANNYEVVSYKKQNLSTRFSFKALMKDAKFEKIFLIGLYSNAWNKFIDNWILEEKLDIKRENDITIDIPEKEFEETLNKELKKLDKKFEAIVIDNSFSEIERNKYFEKIAEKLIRGGKKYSITYDFTFSFRDISFLNYINLHCLELLGMIRIKKLVYIPIIKKGIVDVKDLDRVNSVMNLFKTVDEFKSYNKFDEKIDINVELKKLMEKISKVYNFNQISIVDKMKNEIENFHFVENKIEEDILNFIKEKYIYKGTNKYLKAKETVRNQLGFNNFAQALFLLWDLILKMLIEKDMPNKEAEQRIKKDFLEESSRYGHKELYDFYKKYEYLNIIRNEGAHINLREMYFPLEKIEEEIEKCLKELDALLENKEAYNKSFLQYEKDVKKK, encoded by the coding sequence ATGAGTAATATATTAATGTTTTCATTGGGAAATAAACTTAATGAAAAATCTCAAAATGCATCATGTATATTTAATAATCAAATGCATCTTAATAAATATTTCTTAGAAGTTTATTTTCAAGAGATAGAATTTGATAAAATTATATGTTTTGGTAATTCTAATAGCTCATGGGATTTTTTATATAAGTTAATGTATTTAAAATATTATGGTGAAAAAGCATGTGAGGAAAATCTGGAGTTTCTAAAAGAAATTCCAGATTTAGAAACTATAAAAGAGTTTTTTCTAAATGATGAAAAATTAAAAGATAAAATTATAATAAAATATTTTGAAGAAGATTTAGCAAAGAAAGAAATGATAGATTATATTTATGAACTACAAGAATTGATGATGAATTCAGAAAAAATATGGGTAGATATAACTGGTGGAAAAAGAGATCTTCCTATTTTTGTAGTTCAACTTTTAAATTTGATTGTTGGAAAAAATTATAAAAAAAATAATATAGAAATATTGTATACAAAGGAGAAAGATAGAGATAGAAAAATCTATGAAACTATATCGTTAAAAGATTTTTTAGATAAATTAGATTACACTGATGAAATAAGTGCTTTTTCAAAGTATGCTTGTCCAATGAAATTTATGGGACGTTTAAAAGATAACAAATTAAAATATATATTAAAAAAGATATATGTTTATACACAATATAATTTAACAAGTGAATTAGTTGAATCTTTAAAAAATTTTAAAAGTAAAAAATGGCAGTATACAGTTTATATACAAAGAAAAATTATAGAAACTAAAATAGAACAGTGGAGAAAATTATTATCAAAGACACTAGAAAAAGATACTTTATTAGACTATCATTTAGAGTTATCAAATGAACCTTTAGGAATTATAGCAAAATATGAAGCAACTAATTTATCTAATTTAAGAAATATAAGAAATAGTATAGTTCATCCTTATAGTATGAAAGGTGTTAGTTATGAAATATTACATAAAACTATAGAAGAAAATTTTTATCAAAATACAAAAAAAGAAAAATATTCTGAGGTTTTAATAGTAAATATAGGGAATGCCAATAATTATGAAGTAGTGAGTTATAAAAAACAAAATTTATCAACTAGATTTTCATTCAAAGCTTTAATGAAAGATGCTAAGTTTGAGAAGATATTTTTAATAGGACTCTATTCAAATGCTTGGAATAAATTTATTGATAATTGGATATTAGAAGAAAAGCTTGATATAAAAAGAGAAAATGATATAACAATTGATATTCCAGAGAAAGAATTTGAAGAAACTTTAAATAAGGAATTAAAAAAATTAGATAAAAAATTTGAAGCAATTGTGATAGATAATTCTTTTTCTGAAATTGAAAGAAATAAATATTTTGAAAAAATAGCTGAAAAGTTAATTAGGGGAGGTAAGAAGTACTCTATAACTTATGACTTTACATTTTCTTTCAGAGATATTAGCTTTTTGAACTATATAAATTTACATTGTTTAGAGCTTTTGGGAATGATTAGAATAAAAAAGTTAGTATATATCCCAATAATAAAAAAAGGAATAGTAGACGTAAAAGATTTAGATAGAGTAAATTCAGTAATGAATTTATTTAAAACAGTTGATGAATTTAAATCATATAATAAATTTGATGAAAAAATTGATATAAATGTTGAATTAAAAAAACTGATGGAGAAGATTTCGAAAGTATACAATTTTAATCAGATTTCTATAGTTGATAAGATGAAAAATGAAATTGAAAATTTTCATTTTGTAGAAAATAAAATAGAAGAAGATATATTAAATTTTATCAAAGAAAAATATATATATAAAGGAACAAATAAATATTTAAAAGCTAAAGAAACTGTAAGAAATCAACTAGGTTTCAATAATTTTGCTCAAGCACTTTTTTTATTGTGGGATTTGATATTAAAAATGTTAATTGAAAAAGATATGCCTAATAAAGAGGCAGAGCAAAGAATAAAAAAAGATTTCTTAGAGGAATCATCTAGGTATGGTCATAAAGAGTTATATGATTTCTATAAAAAATACGAATATTTGAATATTATTAGAAATGAAGGTGCCCATATAAATTTGAGAGAAATGTATTTTCCATTAGAAAAAATAGAGGAAGAAATAGAAAAATGTTTAAAAGAGTTAGATGCTTTACTAGAAAATAAAGAAGCATATAATAAA